Proteins from one Fragaria vesca subsp. vesca linkage group LG6, FraVesHawaii_1.0, whole genome shotgun sequence genomic window:
- the LOC101294190 gene encoding uncharacterized protein LOC101294190 yields MVIDSILSSPVRRTASFRKQFSQNELGSWSTLLQRHRFLLTALVLLTFLCTVYLYFAVTLGANESCSGMSGTEKALCHLEHAKTSVTHGKLKFF; encoded by the coding sequence ATGGTTATTGACAGCATTTTGTCTTCTCCTGTCCGAAGGACAGCATCATTCAGAAAACAATTTTCACAGAATGAGTTAGGTAGCTGGTCAACGCTCCTTCAAAGGCATCGCTTCCTCTTAACAGCCCTCGTCCTCCTGACTTTCCTCTGCACTGTTTATCTTTACTTTGCTGTCACTTTAGGAGCCAATGAGTCATGTTCTGGGATGAGTGGAACTGAAAAAGCGTTGTGTCATTTGGAGCATGCAAAGACTTCAGTTACCCATGGAAAATTGAAATTTTTTTAG